The genomic interval TTAATATAGGAAGTTGGAGTTTTAGATGTCCAATAACTCAAGGCATTTCAGTTTTGAAGCTTATCCTTAAGCTTAGCCTATAAGTAATCAATTATACAGTTTCTTTCATTGAGAAATATTTAGGATAAATACCgtttgaaatttaattttccACCATTGAAATAATCACAACTTTTTGTATACCTTTATTCTAAATCAATAGTAACAAACTAAAGTCTATTAAAAACATTGAATAACATGATGAGTTTTAATTCTACGCAACGTATAGACTagaaaattttacaaaaatccAAATACATTTTCACAATATACATTACACGAACAACACATTGTAATCTACAAGTAAAAGgtatattttacattaaaaactTATGCTGATTAATATTTGTTTGTAGAATTATTAccaattaagtatttaatatttataagctAGTTTAAGTCTACGTCAATAGGCGCTATTGTCCATATTCATTAAATTATCTTTCTTCATCGGATTTTCCAAAAGCATGACCTCATGCAATTCATTCATGACTTCGGGCGTACTTAGGTCAATAATTTCCTTTTCAATAGTGTCTTGTATTGTGATTATGTTACCTGGTTCACTGTCTTTAAACTCTTCATCTTCTGGACTTTTCTCTTCGGTGAGTAATTCTATATCTTTAAAGATATTTGAGCTAACTACTTCTACTTCAATCTTTTCTTCTAGACCCCTGATATTGGAAGAAGTTACTTCAGTAATGCTTGTTTTCGGAGTTGGTGCTTTGCTGGGAATTTTGGGTGTTGGGACCGGTAGGGAGGTTTTGGAGGTTTTCTCCTCTAATTTGGGTATGCTTGGGACTTTCACTGGTTCAATCAGTTTGTTGGCACTGGGGTTGAAGGAGTCTAGTATCGGCGAGGGCAGATCGTCGAAGGGAACAGAGATACAGTTGGGTATAACTTCAGGTTCTTTGCGTCTCAATTGCTTCCTGTCCAGTTGCTTCTGTAGTTCGGTTATCCTTTCGTCTTTCAGTTTTATTAGGTTGTCTAGATGCTCCACCTGGAGAAAATTAAACGTTAAATTAACAGCTGCTTTCTAATTGTCATGCGCGAAAAGTTATTATATCTCTGAGTATTCACCATCATTCTGCGTCAGATATTGCGGATGACCTTGAAGTGATGTACAGCTGTATGTCAAGATGGATCGTGTATATGGTGTTCTATTAAACTGAGTCCTAGTGTGTATGATatatgttattaattttaatgtagCTTGTCTCACTGCCCTTCCGGCATGTAACAAAATATTGGTGTCTTGgttcaccgacttgcttctccaacggggagcgccagattgaaccccggtaccgaacttgcaccaatgagttactaatttatcttaagtgcagttttcactaacgcggCTTGAccttatagatggcgatacggctcgccagctatcacgttggcctaacagaaagttctGTGTTATTTGAATAACATGATGAGTTTTAATTCTTCTTCACcaattcatctt from Pectinophora gossypiella chromosome 22, ilPecGoss1.1, whole genome shotgun sequence carries:
- the LOC126376971 gene encoding sperm flagellar protein 1-like produces the protein MSASAFGSPIPLSEIESVLAWVDTFKLSRPTKKINRDFSDAVLLAEILAMHYPKLVEMHNYPPRNSHALKLNNWMTLNRKVLKKLKLNLCCNTMEQLANSTTGVIERVLVMVRDKIKRDEELEKSTKDAEQNVSSGGSYYEACGDDEHVLVVPVKMRVNGTLETVQQKVVSHDAYLTLKEELKDAKDTAELLKQKVEHLDNLIKLKDERITELQKQLDRKQLRRKEPEVIPNCISVPFDDLPSPILDSFNPSANKLIEPVKVPSIPKLEEKTSKTSLPVPTPKIPSKAPTPKTSITEVTSSNIRGLEEKIEVEVVSSNIFKDIELLTEEKSPEDEEFKDSEPGNIITIQDTIEKEIIDLSTPEVMNELHEVMLLENPMKKDNLMNMDNSAY